From a region of the Phycisphaerae bacterium genome:
- a CDS encoding CBS domain-containing protein, producing PITVRSNESLGRAIALLDRHRIHQLPVLDESGRLVGMLEEHRVRGAHRYDLGDGESLQVTEVMTFDPDWVASSATVDEAVHCLWSKRLNALPVLQAGKLVGIFTRYDVVGAFHQLTGLGVEGERIEVALPSLGEDLAYAFQALRSFDNDIVSAIVAPMRRDGAEPTLYLRLRGNKASQAEARLRDAGLVVLVPEHP from the coding sequence CCCATTACCGTACGCAGTAACGAGAGTCTGGGCCGGGCCATCGCCTTGCTCGATCGTCATCGCATTCATCAACTGCCCGTCCTGGACGAGAGCGGTCGGCTGGTGGGCATGCTCGAGGAGCATCGTGTGCGCGGCGCGCACCGATACGACCTAGGCGACGGCGAGTCTCTTCAGGTCACGGAGGTCATGACCTTCGATCCCGATTGGGTCGCCTCCAGCGCCACGGTGGATGAGGCGGTGCATTGCCTCTGGTCGAAGCGCTTGAACGCGCTCCCCGTTCTCCAGGCGGGCAAGCTCGTGGGGATCTTCACCCGCTACGACGTCGTCGGCGCGTTTCACCAGTTGACCGGCCTGGGCGTCGAAGGCGAGCGCATCGAGGTCGCCCTGCCGTCCCTCGGCGAGGACCTCGCATACGCCTTTCAGGCGTTGCGCTCATTCGACAATGATATTGTCAGCGCCATCGTCGCGCCGATGCGGCGGGACGGCGCCGAGCCGACCCTCTACCTGCGACTTCGGGGAAACAAGGCGAGTCAGGCGGAGGCTCGTCTGCGCGATGCGGGCCTCGTTGTTCTGGTTCCCGAACACCCCTGA
- a CDS encoding carbamoyltransferase HypF has protein sequence MSIPTDAVLTLPVPDRGRPPVLALGADLKNTICLLRDGQAHVSRDYGDLSNAANFRSFRTQTEAWKELGTDAELVLAHDMHPAFASTAWAAAQTFPRIGVQHHHAHMVAVMAEHDVRTPVVGIICDGTGWGTDGAVWGGEVLCGDECAFDRCSHIEYFPLPGGDAAARQTWRPALSLVDQAYEHEIDPKVAALFDRVEPESLRVVGDMLRRGFNCPPTSSLGRLFDAVAFLVGCCDANDVEGLAPMRLESIGLGEQGDPYPFATIVNGSGPHISIRPMIRAICDDVISGTAPAGISGRFHSTVASMFAAVAIQSAASRGLDTAVLSGGCMLNRTLVTQLQSRLLGGGFRRVLIHERLSPGDAGLSVGQAVAAAGCGVR, from the coding sequence ATGTCCATTCCCACCGACGCCGTTCTAACGCTCCCCGTTCCAGATCGTGGACGCCCTCCCGTTCTTGCATTGGGCGCCGATCTGAAGAACACGATCTGCCTTCTGCGAGATGGGCAGGCCCACGTAAGCCGCGACTACGGAGATCTCTCTAACGCCGCCAACTTCCGGAGTTTCCGCACCCAGACGGAGGCCTGGAAAGAACTCGGCACCGATGCCGAATTGGTCCTCGCTCATGACATGCACCCGGCTTTTGCCTCCACGGCATGGGCTGCGGCGCAAACCTTCCCTCGAATCGGCGTCCAGCATCATCACGCCCACATGGTGGCCGTCATGGCTGAACACGATGTCAGGACGCCGGTCGTGGGCATCATCTGCGACGGCACGGGCTGGGGGACCGATGGTGCCGTCTGGGGCGGCGAGGTGCTGTGTGGAGACGAATGCGCCTTCGATCGTTGCAGTCACATCGAGTACTTCCCGCTGCCCGGCGGCGACGCGGCCGCGCGGCAAACGTGGCGCCCGGCGCTGAGCCTGGTCGACCAGGCCTACGAGCACGAGATCGACCCGAAGGTCGCCGCGCTCTTTGATCGCGTCGAGCCCGAGTCGTTACGCGTGGTCGGCGACATGCTCCGGCGTGGTTTCAACTGTCCACCCACTTCGAGCCTCGGGAGGCTTTTCGACGCAGTCGCTTTTCTGGTCGGCTGTTGCGATGCCAACGACGTCGAAGGCCTGGCGCCGATGCGCCTTGAATCGATCGGACTGGGCGAGCAAGGAGACCCCTACCCGTTTGCCACGATCGTGAACGGTTCGGGGCCGCACATATCGATCCGGCCGATGATTCGGGCGATCTGCGACGACGTTATTTCCGGCACGGCCCCCGCCGGCATCTCCGGGCGATTTCATTCCACCGTCGCAAGTATGTTTGCAGCCGTCGCGATCCAGAGCGCCGCGAGCCGGGGTCTAGACACGGCCGTCTTGAGCGGCGGGTGCATGCTGAACCGCACCCTTGTTACTCAGCTTCAGTCCAGGCTCCTCGGAGGCGGCTTCCGGCGAGTCTTGATCCATGAGCGTCTCTCGCCGGGGGACGCGGGTTTGTCCGTCGGCCAGGCCGTAGCCGCGGCCGGCTGCGGCGTCCGATAA
- a CDS encoding serine/threonine protein kinase encodes MSFDIPNYRVLGKLGEGAQSRIYLARCMRTGKDYAVKIVKIVRPEDNSFVDLLRAEHLIGSSIDHPVIRKIYELRIMRQRLRVRGAILFMEYVNGMSMSDHAFRRPLLKLLALFRQVAEGLYAMHRAGWVHADLKPENILITPDESVKLIDLGQSSRLGEAKSKIQGTIHYMAPEQAQRGTLDERTDVFGLGAALHRVLTGKPVPTEMNQTVFLHSQSLAGVRLEQVRTPAMDGLPRPVVRFIEDCCHTDPAKRIPNMTKVLERIGLIQAIIERQPATADAASIEELAEKKSTEHADDTLYDTIVDDIGVASENGIDVGEIDEWLEGEERE; translated from the coding sequence ATGAGCTTCGATATTCCCAATTATCGCGTACTGGGAAAGCTGGGGGAAGGCGCCCAGAGTCGCATCTACCTCGCCCGTTGCATGAGGACAGGTAAGGACTATGCCGTCAAGATCGTCAAGATTGTCCGCCCCGAGGACAACAGTTTTGTTGACCTGCTCCGGGCCGAGCACCTGATCGGCTCCTCGATTGATCACCCCGTCATTCGAAAAATCTACGAACTGCGCATCATGCGGCAGCGTCTCCGCGTCCGCGGGGCGATCCTCTTCATGGAATATGTCAACGGCATGTCGATGTCGGACCACGCATTCCGGCGTCCGCTCTTGAAACTTCTTGCCCTTTTCCGGCAAGTGGCGGAGGGGCTCTACGCCATGCACCGGGCCGGTTGGGTCCACGCGGACCTCAAGCCCGAGAATATCCTGATCACACCCGATGAGAGCGTGAAGTTGATCGATCTGGGTCAGAGCTCTCGACTGGGCGAAGCCAAGTCGAAGATCCAGGGCACGATCCACTACATGGCTCCGGAGCAGGCGCAGCGCGGCACGCTGGATGAGCGAACGGACGTGTTCGGTCTGGGCGCCGCGCTGCATCGCGTGCTCACCGGAAAACCGGTTCCCACGGAAATGAACCAGACGGTGTTCCTGCACTCGCAGAGCCTGGCCGGCGTTCGGCTGGAGCAGGTGCGGACGCCCGCGATGGACGGCCTGCCTCGCCCGGTCGTCCGATTCATCGAAGATTGCTGCCACACCGATCCCGCCAAGCGCATTCCCAACATGACCAAGGTGCTGGAGCGCATCGGGCTGATCCAGGCCATCATCGAGCGTCAGCCGGCGACGGCCGATGCCGCAAGCATCGAAGAACTCGCCGAGAAGAAATCGACGGAGCACGCGGACGACACGCTCTACGATACGATCGTCGACGACATCGGCGTCGCCTCCGAGAACGGAATTGATGTCGGCGAAATTGACGAATGGCTGGAAGGCGAGGAGCGGGAGTAA
- a CDS encoding AbgT family transporter — protein MADATVIRRGGLMDTFLRVIERGGNALPHPATLFLIFALVVVLMSEVVSRFGLEVTHPGTGELVRPVSLLNVAGLHRILTNLVTNFTGFAPLGTVLVALLGIGVAESSGLIATMMRLVVLSAPKGLLTPVMVFAGILSNMASEIGYVLLVPLAATIYQSAGRNPLTGMAAAFAGVSAGYSANLLLGTIDPLLAGLTQEAARILEPAREVSPACNYYFMFVSTFFLTLVGWWVTDRIVDRRLSGTTVGHAEPSAETSQASRRLTRDERRGMWFATFAAALFAAVLLWGTIPARGFLRDPEDFSLLHSPFMSGIVAFIFFGGAVCGLAYGIGARTIRNDAQVMDGMGKSMATLGGYLVLVFFAAQFVAFFNWTNLGIIVAVEGAEALRASGLGGPALMGCFVVLAAGLNLFMGSASAKWAIMAPVFVPMFMLLGYPAEMTQCAYRVGDSVSNIISPSMSYFALIITFFQRYQKDAGIGTLVATMLPYSVVFLIFWSILLVLWLFLGWPLGPGAPTT, from the coding sequence ATGGCTGACGCTACCGTAATCCGAAGAGGCGGCCTGATGGATACGTTTCTCCGCGTTATTGAGCGCGGTGGGAATGCCCTGCCGCATCCAGCCACACTTTTTCTGATCTTCGCGCTGGTCGTGGTGCTGATGTCTGAAGTCGTTTCCCGCTTCGGGCTGGAAGTCACCCATCCCGGAACCGGAGAACTTGTTCGCCCCGTCAGCCTCCTCAACGTCGCGGGACTGCACCGCATTCTCACGAATCTGGTGACCAACTTCACCGGATTCGCACCGCTGGGAACCGTGCTCGTCGCGCTCCTCGGGATCGGCGTGGCCGAGTCCAGTGGGCTGATCGCCACGATGATGCGACTGGTCGTACTCTCCGCGCCCAAGGGACTTCTCACTCCGGTGATGGTTTTTGCCGGCATTCTCTCCAACATGGCCAGCGAGATCGGGTACGTGCTTCTTGTCCCTCTGGCTGCGACCATTTACCAATCCGCCGGGCGCAATCCGCTCACGGGGATGGCCGCCGCATTCGCCGGCGTCTCCGCCGGGTACAGCGCCAACCTTCTGCTCGGCACGATCGACCCGTTGCTGGCCGGTCTGACCCAGGAGGCCGCGCGGATTCTCGAGCCGGCGCGCGAGGTCAGTCCCGCCTGCAACTACTATTTCATGTTCGTTTCCACGTTCTTCCTGACACTGGTGGGATGGTGGGTAACCGATCGAATCGTCGATCGACGATTGTCGGGCACCACGGTGGGACATGCCGAACCGTCGGCGGAGACCTCGCAGGCGTCGAGGCGCCTCACCCGGGATGAACGTCGTGGGATGTGGTTCGCGACGTTCGCGGCCGCGTTGTTTGCCGCGGTGTTGCTCTGGGGGACGATTCCTGCCCGGGGCTTCCTTCGCGACCCGGAGGACTTCAGCCTGCTGCATTCGCCCTTCATGTCCGGCATCGTCGCCTTCATTTTCTTCGGCGGGGCCGTGTGCGGGCTGGCCTACGGCATCGGCGCCCGCACCATCCGCAATGATGCGCAGGTGATGGACGGCATGGGCAAGTCCATGGCCACGCTCGGCGGATACCTCGTCCTCGTCTTCTTCGCGGCGCAGTTCGTGGCGTTTTTCAACTGGACCAACCTCGGGATCATTGTTGCCGTGGAAGGAGCCGAGGCGCTGAGGGCATCGGGTCTCGGCGGTCCGGCGCTGATGGGCTGCTTTGTCGTTCTTGCCGCAGGCCTGAATCTCTTCATGGGCAGCGCCTCGGCCAAATGGGCGATCATGGCTCCGGTCTTCGTGCCCATGTTCATGCTGCTGGGCTATCCGGCGGAAATGACCCAATGCGCTTACCGCGTCGGCGACAGCGTTTCGAACATCATCTCGCCGAGTATGTCCTACTTCGCCCTGATCATCACCTTTTTCCAGCGTTATCAGAAGGACGCCGGCATCGGAACGCTGGTGGCGACCATGCTGCCGTATTCCGTGGTGTTCCTGATTTTCTGGAGCATTCTGCTCGTGCTGTGGCTATTCCTCGGCTGGCCCCTGGGCCCGGGAGCACCCACTACCTGA
- a CDS encoding RNA-binding protein produces the protein MAKNIYVGNLSYGVTDEELRQMFTEFGEVSSANVVMDRETGRSRGFGFVEMPDDGAAQEAINALNGQEQGGRTLTVNEARPRQSAGRGGGYGGGGGGRGGYGGGRGGRGDRDRY, from the coding sequence GTGGCCAAGAATATCTATGTTGGGAATTTGAGCTACGGCGTGACCGACGAGGAGCTGCGCCAGATGTTCACGGAATTCGGCGAAGTCAGCTCCGCGAACGTGGTCATGGACCGGGAGACCGGTCGCAGCCGGGGTTTCGGTTTTGTGGAAATGCCGGATGACGGCGCGGCGCAGGAGGCGATCAATGCGTTGAACGGCCAGGAGCAAGGCGGCCGGACGCTCACGGTCAACGAGGCACGTCCTCGCCAGAGTGCGGGTCGTGGGGGTGGTTACGGTGGTGGCGGCGGCGGCCGGGGTGGTTACGGCGGCGGCCGGGGCGGTCGCGGCGATCGCGATCGGTACTAG
- a CDS encoding serine/threonine protein kinase, with the protein MPYTFKHGDRPLDDFTIQRAVGTGGFGEVYYALSDGGREVALKYLKANPEIELRGVTNCINLKSPHLVSIFDVKKNAHGEYFIVMEYCSGPSLRDLLIAEPTGFGPQKAAFFCREIAKGLSYLHDRGIVHRDLKPGNIFYDDGYVKIGDYGLSKFISVSRHSAQTASIGTVHYMAPEIGSGNYSRGVDIYALGVMLYEMLLGKVPFDGSTMAEVLMKHLTSRPELDTLPDPFAHVIRKALEKDPRDRYQTVNEMTDDLLAVEQVRESLAGFSLQSLDDAVLRGSPDRSPSPMPSPNPAPRGFYGRGDAGSVPVALPDRVSKRMERVARRIDKKMAKLGGQRDGGSAKDAPPPVPDWAAGRNGASPGPTPIALSTHEQRKRMLLSLLITAGIAAAVGIVAGSNTSHIEFGLAVSMMTLAMSGGVFLAAVGVRWFGADEGPTWTRRFINAGSCALPLLIGMLPALAGKYDDEGLAMFLALTVAAGFGDWSAPLRRPSESDLNIGSVFWAGLMTMILGAMIGGMMNVAQTEVAMFGAGGIAAATSIIVHINAWWMGGQAQRRRRWSAFPGAPEGPPFESERGHLHSPVRAEMDTVGLNRSAIPAVDPSGSVAQAGNSSSPIDTRRQGSEIEPAPDPYEGRYRWGITRGFWGLVAFAAMSLVIVLSISLGMIGGLHKDEETAMILGIIGSGLVMLFALRKTTPVHRPGFWRETIRPAILTVLAFVIGGLITGISRYWGCAEVGQEGCVAMVSGLVICSITLLVIFFFTGGDPQRRHPPRHRAAQPFLKESDSARGGVARQEAGLPVGTAEQERD; encoded by the coding sequence ATGCCCTATACCTTCAAACACGGTGATCGCCCGCTCGATGATTTCACCATCCAGCGTGCCGTCGGGACCGGCGGATTCGGCGAAGTGTACTACGCCCTGAGCGACGGCGGGCGGGAAGTGGCCCTGAAGTATCTCAAGGCCAACCCGGAGATCGAGCTACGCGGCGTCACCAACTGCATCAACCTGAAGAGCCCGCACCTGGTGAGCATTTTCGACGTGAAGAAGAATGCCCACGGCGAGTACTTCATCGTCATGGAGTATTGCTCCGGCCCTTCGCTGCGCGATCTGCTCATCGCCGAGCCCACGGGATTCGGTCCGCAGAAGGCGGCGTTTTTCTGCCGCGAGATCGCCAAGGGGCTGAGCTATCTTCACGATCGCGGCATCGTTCACCGCGATCTCAAGCCCGGCAACATCTTCTACGACGACGGCTACGTGAAGATCGGCGACTACGGCCTGAGCAAGTTCATCAGCGTCTCGCGGCACAGCGCCCAGACGGCGAGCATCGGTACGGTTCACTACATGGCGCCGGAGATCGGCAGCGGCAACTACTCCCGCGGCGTGGACATCTACGCCCTGGGTGTGATGCTCTACGAGATGCTCCTGGGCAAAGTTCCTTTCGACGGATCGACGATGGCCGAGGTGCTGATGAAACACCTCACCAGCCGCCCGGAACTGGATACGCTGCCCGATCCATTCGCCCACGTGATTCGTAAGGCACTGGAGAAAGACCCGCGCGATCGCTACCAGACGGTCAACGAGATGACCGACGATCTGCTCGCCGTCGAGCAGGTCCGCGAGAGCCTCGCGGGATTCAGTCTGCAGAGTCTGGATGACGCGGTGTTGCGCGGATCGCCGGATCGAAGTCCGTCGCCGATGCCCTCGCCGAATCCCGCTCCGCGCGGGTTCTACGGGAGAGGGGATGCCGGTTCGGTGCCCGTCGCTCTTCCCGACCGCGTGTCCAAGCGTATGGAGCGTGTTGCCCGGCGCATCGATAAGAAAATGGCCAAGCTCGGCGGGCAGCGTGACGGAGGCAGCGCCAAGGACGCACCGCCGCCGGTCCCCGACTGGGCGGCAGGGAGAAATGGTGCTTCGCCGGGCCCGACTCCCATTGCCCTGTCCACGCACGAGCAGCGCAAGCGCATGCTGCTTTCGTTGCTGATTACCGCAGGAATCGCCGCGGCCGTCGGCATTGTCGCCGGTTCGAATACGAGTCATATCGAGTTCGGCCTGGCCGTTTCCATGATGACCCTCGCCATGTCCGGCGGGGTATTCCTGGCCGCCGTGGGTGTTCGCTGGTTCGGAGCCGATGAAGGTCCTACGTGGACCCGGCGCTTCATCAACGCCGGTTCCTGCGCCTTGCCCTTGTTGATCGGAATGCTGCCCGCGCTGGCAGGCAAATACGATGACGAAGGCCTGGCGATGTTCCTGGCCCTGACGGTCGCCGCCGGTTTTGGTGATTGGAGTGCGCCGCTTCGCCGTCCGAGCGAGAGCGACTTGAACATCGGCTCAGTATTCTGGGCGGGTCTGATGACCATGATCCTCGGGGCGATGATCGGCGGCATGATGAACGTCGCTCAGACGGAGGTGGCCATGTTTGGCGCGGGCGGGATCGCGGCGGCCACATCGATCATTGTACACATCAACGCCTGGTGGATGGGGGGACAGGCCCAGCGCCGTCGCCGGTGGAGCGCGTTCCCCGGCGCCCCGGAGGGACCACCATTCGAGTCCGAGCGGGGACATTTGCATTCGCCGGTCCGGGCGGAAATGGATACGGTAGGTCTGAATCGCTCGGCCATCCCCGCGGTTGATCCGTCCGGCAGCGTTGCCCAAGCGGGCAATTCATCTTCGCCCATCGACACGCGCCGGCAGGGAAGTGAGATCGAACCTGCACCCGATCCGTATGAGGGCCGATACCGCTGGGGCATCACCCGTGGGTTCTGGGGCCTTGTCGCATTCGCAGCCATGAGCCTGGTCATCGTATTGTCCATCTCTCTGGGCATGATCGGGGGGCTTCACAAGGATGAAGAGACAGCGATGATCCTGGGCATCATCGGCTCCGGCCTGGTGATGTTGTTCGCCCTGCGCAAGACGACGCCGGTACACCGGCCCGGTTTCTGGCGAGAGACAATTCGTCCCGCGATCCTGACCGTGCTGGCGTTCGTCATCGGCGGGCTGATCACCGGCATCAGCCGTTACTGGGGATGCGCGGAAGTCGGTCAGGAGGGCTGCGTGGCGATGGTGTCCGGCCTGGTCATCTGCTCGATCACGCTGCTGGTGATCTTCTTCTTCACCGGCGGCGATCCGCAGCGTCGCCACCCACCGCGGCATCGTGCGGCGCAACCGTTCCTGAAAGAGTCCGACTCCGCTCGTGGCGGCGTTGCAAGACAGGAGGCTGGTCTTCCGGTGGGGACAGCCGAGCAGGAGCGCGATTGA